A single genomic interval of Mustelus asterias chromosome 13, sMusAst1.hap1.1, whole genome shotgun sequence harbors:
- the ctu1 gene encoding cytoplasmic tRNA 2-thiolation protein 1, translating to MPIPCSSCDKKTAALRRPKTGHSLCKECFFWAFEEEVHQTILSAKLFQKGETVGIGASGGKDSTVLAHVLKVLNERYDYGLNLMLISVDEGISGYRDDSLETVKRNQQEYDLPLKIVSYEELYGWTMDQIVKKVGLKNNCTFCGVFRRQALDRGAMMLKVDKVCTGHNADDVAETVLMNFLRGDIARLRRCTSITTGSEGAIPRCKPLKYAYEKEIVLYAYFKKLDYFSTECVYSPNAYRGYARAFLKDLESIRASAIMDVIHSGENLSVKEDVKMPTQGNCTRCGYISSQKLCKACALLEGLNRGLPKLGIGKHHKLHNRLLNKEPLTEEEERKLGAIHF from the exons ATGCCCATTCCCTGCAGCAGCTGTGACAAGAAGACGGCAGCTCTCAGGCGGCCCAAAACAGGCCACTCCCTTTGTAAAGAGTGCTTTTTCTGGGCCTTTGAAGAGGAGGTTCATCAGACAATCCTATCTGCAAAGCTTTTCCAGAAGGGAGAGACTGTAGGAATTGGTGCTTCTGGTGGGAAAGACTCAACTGTTTTAGCTCACGTTCTAAAAGTCCTAAACGAGCGGTATGATTATGGGTTAAATCTGATGCTGATCTCTGTGGATGAAGGCATCAGTGGTTATCGCGATGACTCCTTGGAGACGGTAAAGAGAAACCAGCAAGAATACGATTTGCCCCTCAAGATCGTTTCCTATGAAGAGCTGTATGGTTGGACAATGGACCAGATTGTGAAGAAAGTTGGTTTGAAAAATAACTGCACGTTCTGTGGTGTCTTCAGGCGGCAAGCTCTTGATCGAGGAGCCATGATGCTGAAGGTAGACAAGGTCTGCACAG GTCACAATGCCGATGACGTTGCTGAGACTGTCCTGATGAATTTCCTTCGTGGCGACATTGCCCGACTCCGCCGCTGCACCTCAATCACCACAGGCAGCGAGGGGGCCATTCCCCGCTGCAAACCACTCAAATACGCCTATGAGAAAGAAATTGTGCTGTATGCTTACTTCAAGAAACTGGACTACTTCTCTACAGAATGTGTGTACTCCCCTAATGCGTACAGGGGTTATGCCCGTGCTTTTCTGAAAGATCTGGAGTCGATCCGGGCCAGTGCCATCATGGATGTGATTCACTCCGGTGAGAATCTGTCTGTGAAGGAGGACGTAAAGATGCCCACACAGGGAAACTGCACTCGCTGTGGTTACATTTCCAGCCAGAAGCTGTGTAAGGCGTGCGCGTTGCTGGAGGGGCTGAACCGAGGGCTGCCTAAACTTGGTATCGGCAAACACCACAAATTGCACAATCGACTGCTGAACAAGGAGCCACTCACTGAGGAAGAAGAGAGGAAACTCGGAGCAATTCATTTCTGA